Proteins from a genomic interval of Nocardioidaceae bacterium:
- a CDS encoding cytochrome c biogenesis protein CcdA, protein MGEFFSQTAASGSLLLAIPIAVLAGLVSFLSPCVLPLLPGYLSYATGLSGADLADARRGRMVLGSTLFVSGFAAVFVAYGALFGSVGSWLAQGDNRRVLTVVMGSLTILLGVAFMGFVPFLQRDVRVHAVPKVGLVAAPFLGVLFGIGWTPCVGPTLGAILTLGITEGGAGRSALLSATYALGLGLPFIVAGLAYRRFLGAVGVIRRHQQWVTRLGGLMLVAVGVLLVTGLWDLLIGQLQVSVQGFTPGI, encoded by the coding sequence ATGGGCGAGTTCTTCAGTCAGACGGCGGCCTCGGGGTCGCTCCTGCTCGCGATCCCGATCGCGGTATTGGCGGGGCTCGTGTCGTTCCTGTCGCCGTGCGTGCTGCCGCTGCTGCCGGGCTACCTCTCCTACGCCACGGGGCTCTCCGGCGCCGACCTCGCGGACGCGCGGCGGGGTCGCATGGTGCTGGGGTCGACGCTGTTCGTCAGCGGCTTCGCCGCGGTGTTCGTGGCGTACGGAGCCCTGTTCGGGTCGGTCGGCTCCTGGCTGGCCCAGGGCGACAACCGGCGGGTCCTCACGGTCGTCATGGGGTCGCTGACGATCCTGCTCGGCGTCGCCTTCATGGGGTTCGTGCCGTTCCTGCAGCGCGACGTGCGCGTGCACGCCGTGCCGAAGGTGGGGCTCGTCGCCGCCCCCTTCCTCGGCGTCCTGTTCGGCATCGGCTGGACGCCCTGCGTCGGCCCGACCCTGGGGGCGATCCTCACCCTCGGCATCACCGAGGGCGGAGCCGGGCGCAGTGCGCTCCTGAGCGCGACGTACGCCCTCGGCCTCGGCCTGCCCTTCATCGTGGCGGGCCTGGCCTACCGCCGTTTCCTGGGCGCCGTCGGTGTGATCCGGCGCCACCAGCAGTGGGTGACGCGGCTCGGCGGTCTCATGCTCGTCGCGGTCGGGGTGCTGCTGGTGACCGGACTCTGGGACCTGCTGATCGGGCAGCTGCAGGTCTCGGTCCAGGGATTCACCCCCGGCATCTAG
- the hemL gene encoding glutamate-1-semialdehyde 2,1-aminomutase, which yields MMGGMPPLDVSGSHALFDRAHQVTPGGVNSPVRAFNAVGGTPRFISSARGPYLVDVDGNEYVDLICSWGPMLLGHAHPEVVAAVEAQVRRGSSFGTPTVPEVELAEEIVGRTSVEKVRFVSSGTEATMSAIRLARGVTGRETIVKFAGCYHGHVDSLLAAAGSGLATFAVPGTPGVPAASTASTLVLPYNDRAAVEAAFAEHGDSIACLVTEAMPGNMGAVPPEPGFNRFLAETCAAHGALFVSDEVMTGFRLSASGAWGLDGAVEGWAPDLVTFGKVMGGGYPAAAFGGRADLMSHLSPEGPVYQAGTLSGNPVATTAGLTTLRLADQGVYDHVDAAALRLQEELRSALTAAGVPHVVQAGGSMFSVFFTPEGTERVRDFAGASSQEVHRYTAFFHAMLEAGVYLPPSAYEAWFLSAAHDDAALDRVVAAMPAAAAAAAAATPEEAR from the coding sequence ATGATGGGTGGGATGCCTCCACTCGACGTCTCCGGATCGCACGCTCTCTTCGACCGCGCCCACCAGGTCACGCCCGGGGGTGTGAACTCGCCGGTGCGCGCGTTCAACGCGGTCGGCGGCACGCCGCGCTTCATCAGCTCCGCCCGCGGGCCCTACCTCGTGGACGTCGACGGCAACGAGTACGTCGACCTGATCTGCAGCTGGGGTCCGATGCTGCTCGGCCACGCCCACCCCGAGGTCGTCGCCGCCGTCGAGGCGCAGGTGCGCCGCGGCTCGTCCTTCGGCACCCCGACGGTGCCCGAGGTCGAGCTCGCCGAGGAGATCGTCGGACGCACCTCGGTCGAGAAGGTCCGGTTCGTCTCCTCCGGCACCGAGGCCACGATGTCGGCGATCCGCCTCGCACGCGGGGTCACCGGCCGCGAGACGATCGTCAAGTTCGCCGGCTGCTACCACGGGCACGTCGACTCCCTCCTCGCCGCGGCCGGCTCGGGCCTGGCGACCTTCGCCGTTCCCGGGACCCCTGGGGTCCCGGCGGCGTCGACCGCCTCGACGCTCGTGCTGCCCTACAACGACCGCGCGGCGGTGGAGGCGGCCTTCGCCGAGCACGGCGACTCGATCGCGTGCCTGGTCACCGAGGCGATGCCCGGCAACATGGGGGCGGTGCCGCCGGAGCCGGGCTTCAACCGGTTCCTGGCCGAGACCTGCGCAGCGCACGGGGCCCTGTTCGTCTCCGACGAGGTGATGACCGGTTTCCGCCTCTCCGCGAGCGGCGCGTGGGGTCTCGACGGGGCCGTCGAGGGCTGGGCGCCCGACCTCGTCACCTTCGGCAAGGTGATGGGCGGCGGCTACCCGGCGGCTGCCTTCGGCGGCCGCGCCGACCTGATGAGCCATCTCTCGCCGGAGGGCCCCGTTTACCAGGCCGGCACGCTCTCGGGGAACCCGGTCGCGACCACCGCCGGCCTCACCACGCTGCGGTTGGCCGACCAGGGCGTGTACGACCACGTCGACGCCGCGGCGCTGCGCCTGCAGGAGGAGCTGCGCTCCGCGCTCACGGCGGCCGGGGTGCCCCACGTGGTGCAGGCGGGCGGCTCGATGTTCAGTGTGTTCTTCACGCCCGAGGGCACCGAGCGGGTCCGCGACTTCGCCGGCGCCTCCAGCCAGGAGGTGCACCGCTACACGGCCTTCTTCCACGCCATGCTCGAGGCGGGGGTCTACCTGCCCCCGAGCGCGTACGAGGCGTGGTTCCTCTCCGCCGCTCACGACGACGCGGCGCTCGACCGCGTCGTCGCGGCCATGCCCGCCGCCGCGGCCGCCGCGGCCGCCGCCACACCCGAGGAGGCGCGATGA
- a CDS encoding cytochrome c biogenesis protein ResB, which produces MSTTELQRSDSDRAAGGPGGPGDGRGPRDGLQPGDLGPRELARWTWRQLTSMRTALLLLLLLALAAVPGSIIPQTGVDAFAVGRWKDDHPQLTPIYEALGLFDVYSSPWFTAVYVLLMVSLVGCIVPRMVVYAKALRARPPRAPKRLGRLPHSATLTLPADADGTALEEARRVLRGRSYRVVADEGDAAGASSLAAERGKLREAGNLVFHVSVVVVLVAVAFGGLFGYKAGAIIPVGQTFSDQVSQFDDFVPGALFDPADLPPYSFTVDNFDVDWIFQGAAAGQPEDFRAALTTTAEPGAEPQQQMLKVNEPISFGSSQVYLVGHGYAPVFTVRDGNGDVAFSGAVPFLPSDQTFASIGVVKVPDARPTQLGFEGGFYPTYDFTMERGPFSRFPAALDPVVSLQVYEGDLGLDGGDTQSVYVLDKDNLNEIDNPDSDAPFRVDMVVGQTKQIPGGLGSITYDGVERYVKLQMASSPGAAYALAGVVVGLAGLMLSLYIRPRRAWVRLRPAGDAPGGADGPYELDVAVLDRTEGGDPRAELEELVTALTAATGGTLAQPGVGSGQAATSAGQTHRADGDASQVPTSSEESS; this is translated from the coding sequence ATGAGCACCACGGAGCTGCAGCGCAGCGACAGCGACCGGGCCGCGGGCGGCCCCGGCGGACCGGGTGACGGCAGGGGGCCGCGGGACGGGCTGCAGCCGGGTGACCTCGGCCCCCGAGAGCTCGCGCGGTGGACGTGGCGCCAGCTGACCTCGATGCGTACGGCGCTGCTCCTGCTCCTCCTGCTCGCGCTGGCCGCCGTGCCGGGATCGATCATCCCGCAGACCGGCGTCGACGCGTTCGCGGTCGGGCGATGGAAGGACGACCACCCCCAGCTGACGCCGATCTACGAGGCGCTCGGCCTCTTCGACGTGTACTCCTCGCCGTGGTTCACGGCCGTGTACGTGCTGCTGATGGTCTCGCTCGTCGGCTGCATCGTGCCGCGCATGGTGGTGTACGCCAAGGCGCTGCGCGCCCGCCCGCCCCGCGCCCCGAAGCGCCTGGGCCGCCTGCCGCACTCGGCCACGCTGACGCTGCCGGCCGACGCCGACGGCACGGCCCTGGAGGAGGCGCGGCGCGTGCTGCGCGGACGCTCCTACCGTGTCGTCGCGGACGAGGGTGACGCCGCCGGTGCGTCCTCGCTGGCTGCCGAGCGCGGCAAGCTGCGCGAGGCCGGCAACCTCGTCTTCCACGTCTCCGTCGTGGTCGTGCTCGTGGCCGTCGCCTTCGGTGGTCTGTTCGGCTACAAGGCGGGCGCGATCATCCCGGTCGGGCAGACGTTCTCCGACCAGGTCAGCCAGTTCGACGACTTCGTGCCCGGGGCGCTCTTCGACCCCGCCGACCTGCCGCCGTACTCCTTCACCGTCGACAACTTCGACGTGGACTGGATCTTCCAGGGGGCGGCGGCCGGCCAGCCCGAGGACTTCCGGGCGGCCCTGACCACGACCGCCGAGCCGGGTGCCGAGCCGCAGCAGCAGATGCTGAAGGTGAACGAGCCGATCTCCTTCGGCTCCTCGCAGGTCTACCTCGTGGGCCACGGCTACGCGCCCGTCTTCACCGTGCGCGACGGCAACGGCGACGTCGCGTTCTCCGGGGCGGTGCCGTTCCTGCCCAGCGACCAGACCTTCGCCTCGATCGGCGTCGTCAAGGTGCCCGACGCGCGGCCGACCCAGCTGGGGTTCGAGGGCGGCTTCTACCCGACGTACGACTTCACGATGGAGCGCGGCCCCTTCAGCCGCTTCCCGGCGGCGCTCGACCCGGTGGTGAGCCTGCAGGTGTACGAGGGTGACCTCGGGCTCGACGGAGGCGACACCCAGTCGGTGTACGTGCTCGACAAGGACAACCTGAACGAGATCGACAACCCCGACTCCGACGCCCCCTTCCGTGTCGACATGGTCGTGGGACAGACCAAGCAGATCCCCGGGGGGCTCGGCTCGATCACCTACGACGGTGTCGAGCGCTACGTGAAGCTGCAGATGGCCTCGAGCCCCGGCGCCGCGTACGCCCTGGCAGGCGTCGTGGTCGGCCTCGCCGGCCTGATGCTGAGCCTCTACATCCGACCCCGACGCGCCTGGGTGCGCCTGCGGCCGGCGGGTGACGCCCCGGGCGGCGCCGACGGCCCGTACGAGCTGGACGTCGCCGTGCTGGACCGCACCGAGGGCGGCGACCCGCGCGCCGAGCTCGAGGAGCTGGTGACCGCGCTCACCGCGGCGACCGGTGGGACCCTGGCGCAGCCGGGCGTAGGCTCAGGCCAGGCAGCGACGTCGGCTGGGCAGACACATCGAGCAGACGGTGACGCGTCGCAGGTCCCCACCAGCAGCGAGGAGTCCTCGTGA
- the gndA gene encoding NADP-dependent phosphogluconate dehydrogenase yields the protein MSQSTEGSTAASPEEPANVAVVGLAVMGSNLARNLASREGNKVAVYNRTTSKTDQLVDEHPEAGFVKATTYAELAEKMSTPRTVISMVKAGPGTDAVIDDLLEVLEPGDIIVDGGNADFHDTIAREERIRETGIQFVGAGISGGEVGALEGPSIMPGGSAEAWETLGPILEKIAAKAGESGDVPCVTHLGTDGAGHFVKMIHNGIEYADMQLIGEAYDLIRRGTGKTPSEIADVFDRWNDGELESYLIEITAEVLRQEDAETQQPLVDVILDQAGAKGTGAWTVMNACDLGVPVSMIGEAVFARSLSSKPAAREAAADLPGPEGWTADDADQLVADVEQALYASKIVAYSQGFDEIIAGAEQFDWSIDKGEVAKIWRGGCIIRARFLDRITEAYDEDPDLVALMLAPFFRDALVEAQESWRRVVTTAVDAGVPVPAFSAALAYYDSLRAERLPAALIQGQRDFFGAHTYKRTDKEGTFHTLWSGDRTEEQQDD from the coding sequence GTGTCGCAGTCCACCGAAGGATCCACCGCCGCCTCGCCCGAGGAGCCGGCCAACGTCGCTGTCGTCGGCCTCGCGGTGATGGGGTCCAACCTCGCCCGCAACCTGGCCTCGCGCGAGGGCAACAAGGTCGCGGTCTACAACCGCACGACGTCCAAGACCGACCAGCTCGTCGACGAGCACCCCGAGGCCGGGTTCGTGAAGGCCACGACGTACGCCGAGCTCGCCGAGAAGATGTCGACCCCGCGCACCGTCATCAGCATGGTCAAGGCCGGGCCGGGCACCGACGCGGTCATCGACGACCTGCTCGAGGTGCTCGAGCCGGGCGACATCATCGTCGACGGCGGCAACGCCGACTTCCACGACACCATCGCCCGCGAGGAGCGGATCCGGGAGACCGGCATCCAGTTCGTCGGCGCCGGCATCTCCGGCGGCGAGGTCGGGGCCCTGGAGGGTCCGTCCATCATGCCGGGCGGCTCGGCGGAGGCGTGGGAGACCCTCGGTCCCATCCTCGAGAAGATCGCGGCCAAGGCGGGGGAGTCCGGGGACGTGCCGTGCGTGACGCACCTCGGCACGGACGGCGCCGGGCACTTCGTGAAGATGATCCACAACGGCATCGAGTACGCCGACATGCAGCTCATCGGGGAGGCGTACGACCTCATCCGGCGCGGCACCGGCAAGACGCCGTCCGAGATCGCCGACGTCTTCGACCGGTGGAACGACGGCGAGCTGGAGTCCTACCTGATCGAGATCACCGCCGAGGTGCTGCGTCAGGAGGACGCGGAGACCCAGCAGCCGCTGGTCGACGTCATCCTCGACCAGGCCGGCGCGAAGGGCACGGGCGCCTGGACCGTGATGAACGCCTGCGACCTCGGCGTACCGGTGTCGATGATCGGCGAGGCGGTCTTCGCACGGTCGTTGTCCAGCAAGCCGGCGGCCCGCGAGGCCGCCGCCGATCTTCCCGGCCCCGAGGGCTGGACGGCCGACGACGCCGACCAGCTGGTCGCCGACGTCGAGCAGGCGCTGTACGCCTCCAAGATCGTCGCCTACTCCCAGGGGTTCGACGAGATCATCGCCGGCGCCGAGCAGTTCGACTGGAGCATCGACAAGGGTGAGGTGGCGAAGATCTGGCGCGGCGGCTGCATCATCCGCGCCCGCTTCCTCGACCGCATCACCGAGGCGTACGACGAGGACCCCGACCTGGTCGCGCTGATGCTCGCGCCCTTCTTCCGCGACGCGCTGGTCGAGGCCCAGGAGTCCTGGCGCCGCGTGGTCACGACCGCGGTGGACGCAGGTGTTCCCGTGCCGGCGTTCTCCGCCGCGCTCGCGTACTACGACTCGCTGCGCGCGGAGCGACTGCCTGCGGCGCTCATCCAGGGCCAGCGCGACTTCTTCGGCGCGCACACCTACAAGCGCACCGACAAGGAGGGCACCTTCCACACCCTGTGGTCCGGCGACCGCACGGAGGAGCAGCAGGATGACTGA
- the ccsB gene encoding c-type cytochrome biogenesis protein CcsB — MSLTVLATVVHLLGVVARGLANDPVRVPWGNMYEFTISSAVVVSLVYVALVRRYKLRWLGVVVTGFQLVVLMAAVLWLYLPAAPLTPALQSPWLVIHVVAAIIATAVFTIGGMFSALYLVRERAEKRGSLKPGGFLARVPDLPTLDRLSYRMHAIGFPIWTFGALIAGPIWAQEAWTRFWGWDPKEVWAFITWVVYAAYLHARATAGWKGQAAAIVALVGLATLWFNFVGINFFFGAGSLHSYAE, encoded by the coding sequence ATGTCGCTGACGGTGCTCGCGACGGTCGTGCACCTGCTCGGCGTGGTCGCCCGGGGTCTGGCGAACGACCCGGTGCGGGTGCCGTGGGGCAACATGTACGAGTTCACGATCAGCTCCGCTGTCGTCGTCTCGCTGGTCTACGTGGCGCTGGTGCGCCGCTACAAGCTGCGCTGGCTCGGTGTGGTGGTGACCGGCTTCCAGCTCGTGGTGCTGATGGCCGCGGTGCTGTGGCTCTACCTGCCCGCCGCCCCGCTGACGCCGGCGCTGCAGTCGCCGTGGCTGGTCATCCACGTGGTCGCGGCGATCATCGCCACCGCGGTCTTCACGATCGGCGGCATGTTCTCGGCGCTGTACCTGGTGCGGGAGCGGGCCGAGAAGCGTGGGTCGCTGAAGCCCGGCGGGTTCCTCGCGCGGGTGCCCGACCTGCCGACGCTGGACCGGCTGTCCTACCGGATGCACGCCATCGGCTTCCCGATCTGGACCTTCGGGGCCCTCATCGCGGGTCCGATCTGGGCGCAGGAGGCCTGGACGCGCTTCTGGGGCTGGGACCCCAAGGAGGTCTGGGCGTTCATCACCTGGGTCGTGTACGCCGCCTACCTCCACGCCCGCGCGACCGCCGGCTGGAAGGGCCAGGCCGCGGCGATCGTGGCACTGGTCGGGCTGGCGACGCTGTGGTTCAACTTCGTCGGCATCAACTTCTTCTTCGGCGCCGGCAGCCTGCACTCCTACGCCGAGTAG
- a CDS encoding histidine phosphatase family protein, translating to MTSQPLAADDDASGDTVVHVLRHGEVHNPDGILYGRKPGFHLSERGQAMAQRIADTIGHRDITHVIASPLERAQETAAPTAAARGLEVLTDDRVIESENDFEGTPFSLSSLTQPQIWPKLWNPFRPSWGEPYADIARRMSSAIKDARDAADGHEALVVSHQLPIWIARLAAEGRWFVHDPRSRRCSVCSLTSFHFRGGRLLRVVYSEPAADMIPISERGKNFSSGGRGAAQEQAS from the coding sequence ATGACGTCCCAGCCCCTGGCCGCCGACGACGACGCCTCGGGCGACACCGTCGTCCACGTGCTGCGGCACGGCGAGGTGCACAACCCCGACGGCATCCTGTACGGCCGCAAGCCCGGCTTCCACCTCTCCGAGCGCGGGCAGGCGATGGCGCAGCGCATCGCCGACACCATCGGCCACCGCGACATCACGCACGTGATCGCCTCGCCGCTGGAGCGCGCGCAGGAGACCGCCGCCCCGACGGCTGCGGCCCGGGGGCTCGAGGTGCTCACCGACGACCGCGTCATCGAGTCCGAGAACGACTTCGAGGGCACGCCGTTCTCCCTCTCCTCGCTGACGCAGCCCCAGATCTGGCCGAAGCTGTGGAACCCCTTCCGACCCTCGTGGGGCGAGCCGTACGCCGACATCGCGCGTCGGATGTCCTCGGCGATCAAGGACGCCCGCGACGCCGCCGACGGGCACGAGGCCCTCGTGGTCTCCCACCAGCTGCCGATCTGGATCGCACGCCTGGCGGCGGAGGGCCGTTGGTTCGTCCACGACCCGCGCTCACGCCGGTGCAGCGTGTGCAGCCTGACCTCGTTCCACTTCCGCGGCGGTCGCCTGCTGCGGGTCGTGTACTCCGAGCCGGCCGCCGACATGATCCCGATCTCCGAGCGCGGCAAGAACTTCAGCTCCGGCGGACGCGGCGCCGCCCAGGAGCAGGCGTCGTGA
- a CDS encoding TlpA family protein disulfide reductase: MTGRGRLGAALGAVVLVAGASACTGDDDVAGGTQQGFVSAEGNVATFAGDDRVEVAVDQVSGESLEGAPLGLADAVATGDQVTVVNVWGSWCSPCRAEAPELVAAYDELGAGAPGSDADVAFLGINTRDPSPAPALGFERNFEIPYPSLFDQGGETLLAFGRPLVIPSTLVVDADGRIAASVIGELPSTQTLVDLVEDVRDGGSTGSAVGSG; encoded by the coding sequence GTGACCGGCCGCGGGCGTCTCGGCGCCGCCCTCGGTGCGGTCGTGCTCGTCGCGGGAGCCTCGGCCTGCACCGGTGACGACGACGTCGCCGGCGGCACCCAGCAGGGCTTCGTCTCCGCCGAGGGCAACGTCGCGACCTTCGCGGGGGACGACCGCGTCGAGGTCGCCGTGGACCAGGTGAGCGGCGAGAGCCTCGAGGGTGCTCCGCTCGGCCTCGCCGACGCCGTCGCGACCGGCGACCAGGTCACCGTGGTCAACGTGTGGGGCTCGTGGTGCTCGCCGTGCCGGGCGGAGGCCCCCGAGCTGGTGGCGGCGTACGACGAGCTCGGCGCGGGTGCCCCCGGCAGCGACGCCGACGTGGCCTTCCTCGGTATCAACACCCGGGATCCGAGCCCGGCCCCTGCCCTGGGGTTCGAGCGCAACTTCGAGATCCCGTACCCGAGCCTGTTCGACCAGGGCGGCGAGACCCTGCTCGCCTTCGGCAGGCCGCTGGTCATCCCCTCGACGCTGGTGGTCGACGCCGACGGGCGCATCGCGGCGTCGGTGATCGGCGAGCTGCCCTCGACCCAGACGCTCGTCGACCTCGTCGAGGACGTACGCGACGGCGGGTCGACCGGCAGCGCAGTCGGCAGCGGCTGA
- a CDS encoding DinB family protein, giving the protein MTEVSAHAVLRDSFVRVHELVPSVLEWMSPDDLTWRPGAEANPVGWLVWHLARVQDDHVADLAGREQVWTARGFHDRSGLPYDPDDIGFGHSSEQVGAWRVDDLSVLTDYHEAVHTMTLEVVGAMSEADLARVVDERWDPPVTAQARLVSVIGDTTQHVGQAAYVKGLLRRR; this is encoded by the coding sequence ATGACTGAGGTCTCCGCCCACGCCGTGCTCCGCGACTCCTTCGTCCGCGTCCACGAGCTGGTGCCGTCGGTGCTGGAGTGGATGAGCCCCGACGACCTGACCTGGCGGCCGGGTGCCGAGGCGAACCCGGTCGGCTGGCTCGTCTGGCACCTCGCGCGCGTCCAGGACGACCACGTGGCCGACCTGGCGGGACGCGAGCAGGTGTGGACGGCTCGAGGCTTCCACGATCGGTCCGGGCTGCCGTACGACCCCGACGACATCGGCTTCGGGCACTCCTCCGAGCAGGTCGGGGCGTGGCGGGTCGACGACCTGTCCGTGCTGACCGACTACCACGAGGCCGTGCACACGATGACCCTGGAGGTGGTCGGGGCGATGAGCGAGGCGGACCTCGCCCGCGTCGTCGACGAGCGGTGGGACCCGCCGGTCACTGCCCAGGCGCGGCTGGTCTCCGTCATCGGCGACACGACCCAGCACGTCGGGCAGGCGGCGTACGTGAAGGGTCTGCTGAGGCGACGCTGA
- a CDS encoding lytic transglycosylase domain-containing protein, whose amino-acid sequence MAKKTLSRWQKAVVLVPLAAASGAWTATLAVPADSDTDTLQATSSEAAASTEGSGMLPDGTSVPTQAIEAPASVSSPDSFGSGGYDGSVARSITADSSINGIPSAAVAAYQRAAQVINAADSACNISWQLVAAIGRVESDHGRYGGNVLTADGVARPGIYGIPLDGTNGTARIADTDGGEFDNDAVWDRAMGPMQFIPSTWSIVGVDSDGDGERNPQDIDDAALATAVYLCSGGEDLSTEQGQRSAVFRYNRSNDYVDLVLSLMRAYQAGDFTTTPNEVYSGATFFPAPSDSVVTKQTKGKPKKAKNVPEPKPKPTRNGGGSGGLFGGGGSSGGSGGSGGGVVTGGETGGGSVGDTVKETTENVGGTVKDATKNVQETVEDTLTPLQKAQEYCRNTDTGPASLQQCVDAYLSGGASAVNNLVSGLLDTTKGAVDGVKGTVGGVVGGLTGGN is encoded by the coding sequence ATGGCGAAGAAGACGTTGTCGCGGTGGCAGAAAGCCGTCGTCCTGGTGCCGCTGGCTGCGGCGTCCGGGGCGTGGACGGCGACGCTCGCCGTCCCGGCCGACAGCGACACCGACACCCTGCAGGCCACGTCGAGCGAGGCGGCGGCGTCGACCGAGGGGTCCGGCATGCTGCCCGATGGCACGAGCGTCCCGACGCAGGCCATCGAGGCGCCCGCGAGCGTCTCCTCGCCCGACTCGTTCGGCTCCGGCGGCTATGACGGCTCCGTGGCGCGGAGCATCACCGCGGACTCCTCCATCAACGGCATCCCCTCGGCCGCGGTCGCCGCGTACCAGCGAGCCGCCCAGGTCATCAACGCCGCCGACTCGGCCTGCAACATCTCCTGGCAGCTCGTGGCCGCGATCGGCCGCGTCGAGTCCGACCACGGCCGCTACGGCGGCAACGTGCTCACCGCCGACGGTGTGGCGCGTCCGGGCATCTACGGCATCCCGCTGGACGGCACCAACGGCACCGCCCGCATCGCCGACACCGACGGCGGCGAGTTCGACAACGACGCGGTCTGGGACCGCGCGATGGGCCCCATGCAGTTCATCCCCTCGACCTGGTCGATCGTCGGGGTGGACTCCGACGGCGACGGTGAGCGCAACCCGCAGGACATCGACGACGCGGCACTGGCCACGGCCGTCTACCTCTGCTCCGGCGGCGAGGACCTGTCGACCGAGCAGGGCCAGCGGTCGGCGGTGTTCCGCTACAACCGCTCGAACGACTACGTCGACCTCGTGCTCTCGCTGATGCGCGCCTACCAGGCCGGTGACTTCACCACCACGCCGAACGAGGTCTACTCCGGCGCCACCTTCTTCCCCGCACCGTCCGACTCGGTCGTCACCAAGCAGACCAAGGGCAAGCCGAAGAAGGCCAAGAACGTGCCCGAGCCCAAGCCGAAGCCCACGCGCAACGGCGGTGGCTCCGGTGGCCTGTTCGGCGGTGGTGGCAGCTCCGGCGGCTCGGGCGGCTCCGGCGGCGGTGTCGTCACCGGCGGTGAGACCGGCGGAGGCTCCGTCGGCGACACGGTCAAGGAGACGACCGAGAACGTCGGCGGCACCGTCAAGGACGCCACCAAGAACGTCCAGGAGACCGTCGAGGACACGCTGACGCCGCTGCAGAAGGCACAGGAGTACTGCCGCAACACCGACACCGGTCCCGCCAGCCTGCAGCAGTGCGTGGACGCCTACCTCAGCGGTGGAGCGAGCGCCGTGAACAACCTCGTCTCCGGCCTGCTCGACACGACCAAGGGCGCCGTCGACGGCGTCAAGGGCACCGTCGGCGGCGTCGTCGGAGGCCTCACCGGCGGCAACTGA
- a CDS encoding DUF4229 domain-containing protein, whose amino-acid sequence MKPFLVYTGLRLMLFVTSLVVIGGVVVLVARLSGREVGSGTVFVAVAAAAVVSAIGSWKLLRTQREALAQVVEGRAARASDALERSRSKEDID is encoded by the coding sequence GTGAAGCCGTTCCTCGTCTACACCGGTCTGCGCCTGATGCTGTTCGTGACCTCGCTGGTCGTCATCGGGGGTGTGGTCGTGCTGGTCGCACGGCTGTCCGGCCGGGAGGTCGGGTCGGGCACCGTGTTCGTGGCCGTGGCGGCGGCCGCCGTCGTCTCGGCGATCGGCTCGTGGAAGCTGCTGCGTACGCAGCGCGAAGCGCTCGCGCAGGTCGTAGAGGGGCGTGCCGCGCGCGCCTCCGACGCGTTGGAGCGCAGCCGCAGCAAGGAAGACATCGACTAG